One window of the Eucalyptus grandis isolate ANBG69807.140 chromosome 8, ASM1654582v1, whole genome shotgun sequence genome contains the following:
- the LOC120287159 gene encoding disease resistance protein RPV1-like, which produces MDALPSKGCPKKGSLERLSEIIMPSKGKPFKLPETLDGLKSLIRFEVRNHDGISQLPDSIGRLTNLTHLLLPGCKSLYKLPDSIGELKSFVHLDLEQSGIRAIPDSIGNLKRLKIIRVGHPKIERIPCAIGRTEMLEEVDAPCCYHLKDESLWEMESLTRLRILNLDWTPISTMPTMISGFSSLQTLMITSQKLCPLPELPSSLKCLVVAAAQFPFLPDLSSLVHLDHFEVWRLDSSTASSGANEVISPWRDAQSIHQLPRSLSELRLSGIPQLPIFSDFKSLSVLIISGCPLPHFPAFEYLERLRELKISLCEFLESTPSMLCLKRIQKLQLSDLPKLAEIPGLGQLESLKFLHISRCNAIEQLPNLSKLQNLRHLRLVHCGKIRAIEGLKELISLKNAEIKRCMSLERLPNVSASTKLDTKWKWQDAAEDI; this is translated from the coding sequence ATGGATGCATTACCCTCCAAGGGTTGCCCAAAGAAAGGTTCTCTAGAACGTTTGTCAGAGATTATCATGCCCTCCAAAGGCAAGCCTTTCAAGCTTCCTGAGACACTAGATGGCCTAAAATCTTTGATCAGGTTTGAAGTTCGAAATCATGATGGTATCAGCCAACTTCCTGACTCTATTGGAAGGTTAACGAATCTCACACATTTGCTTTTGCCTGGATGCAAGAGTTTATATAAGCTTCCGGACTCTATTGGGGAACTAAAATCATTCGTTCACTTGGATTTAGAACAGTCAGGGATTAGGGCAATCCCTGATTCCATTGGAAATCTGAAGAGACTAAAAATCATTAGGGTGGGGCACCCAAAGATAGAAAGGATACCTTGTGCTATTGGACGCACGGAGATGCTCGAAGAGGTCGATGCCCCATGTTGTTATCATCTTAAGGATGAATCCCTATGGGAAATGGAGAGCCTAACCCGTCTAAGGATCTTGAACTTAGATTGGACCCCAATCTCTACAATGCCAACAATGATCAGCGGTTTCTCTAGTCTCCAAACGCTTATGATTACAAGCCAAAAGCTTTGTCCATTGCCAGAGCTTCCCTCGAGTTTGAAATGTCTAGTGGTTGCAGCTgctcaatttccttttcttcccgATCTCTCGAGCCTAGTTCATTTAGATCATTTCGAAGTGTGGAGACTTGATTCAAGTACTGCATCATCTGGGGCGAACGAGGTTATCTCACCTTGGAGGGATGCGCAGTCCATCCATCAGCTTCCGCGTAGCTTGTCAGAATTGAGACTTAGCGGGATCCCACAATTGCCAATTTTTTCCGACTTCAAAAGCTTGTCGGTTCTCATTATCAGCGGATGTCCGTTGCCACATTTCCCCGCATTTGAATACTTGGAGAGGTTAAGGGAATTGAAGATATCATTGTGCGAATTCCTGGAGAGCACGCCCAGTATGTTGTGCTTGAAGAGGATACAAAAGTTACAGCTTAGTGACTTACCCAAATTGGCGGAGATCCCAGGATTGGGGCAGCTGGAATCACTGAAGTTTCTACACATTAGCAGGTGTAATGCTATCGAACAATTGCCTAACCTGTCGAAGTTGCAAAATTTACGGCATCTCAGGCTAGTTCACTGTGGAAAGATAAGAGCCATCGAAGGTTTGAAAGAATTGATTTCTTTGAAGAATGCAGAGATCAAACGTTGCATGTCCCTTGAAAGGTTGCCCAATGTGTCAGCATCCACCAAGTTAGACACTAAATGGAAGTGGCAAGACGCTGCTGAAGACATCTAG